The Anomalospiza imberbis isolate Cuckoo-Finch-1a 21T00152 chromosome Z, ASM3175350v1, whole genome shotgun sequence genomic interval TCCAATATCCACTTCTGTGTAAATCAGGAAGGAGAAGGTCTTGTTTGAGGAGACTTCAGGCCTGTGAGGAGGAGaataagaaagcaaacaaataataattaaaaaaaccctgaaattcttggacagacaaaaaaaaataaggagCAATAGAACCTGGAATTTTTGTACTCCGGAGAAGGAAGCAAAAACACCTCTACCTTTTGTAGAGGCAAAAGGCTGCAAGGCTGGTAAAATCCTGGGACATCTGCCAGGCAAGGGTTGTCCTCCCCTGTGCTAGTGACTCTCAGAAAAGCCAGACAACCACCACCCATAACCAGTTTACATTCCTCAGAGCAGAAAACAATCTTTGATGTTttccagctccattccctgccaGCCTGTGTCTAGGGGTGTACACACAAGCTTCTGCTTATTTGTAGAGCTGTCAAAGCAAATCCCAAGTCTCCTTCAGCTTCTGCACTGAGACCTTCAGATGCATAAGTCTACTTTTAGGAAAATTTAGCATGGTATAAAGatactgagaagaaaataagaaagcacTGGAAACAGTCTTATTAGGCTGAGTCATAGGTCAGACTTCACATTTCCGTATTTCAGACGTCTTATCAAGAAGAGCTCCTGTAGGATTTGGTTCATTAGCTTCAGAAGTGAATGCAACTCCTTGACCAAGGACAAGAGCAGATTCTGGGACCCAGTAAGTTAGAGTAGCTAAAGCCAGAACAAGTTTTTCAGTTCAGACTAACAAAGTTAGAGTACTTTGCAGTTGTTTCTGTAGCTACTCACAGTGTGAAACCAATGTTCTCACTCTCATCTAGAGTGCCATAGAGAGAGATCAGGAATGGCTGGTTTGTCTTGGTCATGTTAGTCTTTCCAAAGAAATGGATCTTGACCTGGTAATGAAAGACTGAAAGAATACAAAAGAGAATGCCATTAGGAAAACTCAATTTCCAAAGAGATAGCTGGTGACAAAACCACCCTGCCTCACCTCTGAAAATTCTAGCTGGAATATGCCAGCTTCACTAAAATGAGTTTATTTCCCTGCAGGTGTCCAGGGAGCTATTTTtgtgaaaatgtaaatattagCAAACAAGCAATCACCATTAAAGGACACCTTTGCAGTTCTTGCAGCTAAACTTTGCACTCAAGCTGCCACTATAATAACCCCAGAGTATGCAGTATCACCTTCGAACCTGCTACTGAACCTTGCAATACTTGATCCCTCTCTTACAGGAGGTttggtaaaaggaaaaaaaaaaaaaaaatcaattcacTGACACGGCAGGTTAAGCACCAAATGCCAACAGAACACCAGTCTTGCAGCTGCTCTAACAGTGCAGGAATGTGCCTTTTGATTGCTGGTCCATCACACAAAGCACGCTATAAGAATACCATGGTGTATAGCCAAAGCTAAGGATGAAAATAAAGTGGTAAAATCCAACATTATTTTCCTAGCtgggaggaaaatattttccaaaatattgcCAGTTCTCTCTGGCATTGTCCTTCTCAGTCCTCCCACAGCAGCAACTAGAATCAAGAAGTGCTGTGATATTTTAATGAGGGCTGGTGCTCCTCTAGCAAGTGCACTACCAAAGGCACAAACCTGATGCTTGCATATCTTTAACTAAGATGCTCACCAGACTGAGTTCTGCTGATTAATTCCCAAGCAGAAAGAAGTAATCATTTGGATGAAGAACACTGAAACATTTCCAAGTGACCAGGCAGCAGAGGAAGTCTAACTTTTGCTACTTAGAAACTTGTTACAAAATACCTTTCTTCTTGCACTCTACCCACACCTCAAGTTAAGACAACACTTTTCTCCGAGACTTGCATTTAATGGAAAACTACCGGCCAGCTTCACTCCTGCTCACCACAGGCACCAAAGCAGCAATATGCTCATCTGCAGCACCTGCCCATCATGACACACAGCTGAGCACAAGGACCGGTCTTGCTCATCAGTAAGCAAGGAGTACCTACCTTTATAGGGCATCTGAGCACGGGTTTTCAGATACATTTTGGTGTTTCTCTTTGTTCTCACTCTGTTGACCTTGTAACCCAAACTGTTGCAGCGGTTCTTGCGGCAGCTCAGGCAGAGGCCCTTCTCAAAGGCCTCCTTTGTGTTGCAGCGGTAGGCCATGCTTGGCTTTTCTTCATTGAGGAGAGAGTCAATGAAGAGGTGGATGGATCGCTCATGGGAGCATTTCACCAGCTGATCCACATcttgaaagaatgaaaatgtgTAATATGAATACACCTGTTCATATAATATTAATCCCTAAGCAATGCGGTCAATAGGCATGATCCACTATGGTGGAACTGGGCTTTACAAGATGACTTTTAAAAGCACTTGAAAGAATATATTCCTGCGCCTCTCAGAGATCTTTCCTTGCAAGACACCTTGCAGGGCTATTCAGGTTTCCCTCAGAATGTTATACGGTTTGTTTCAGAGCAACCTCACCTCCAAGCCCTTTCTCAGCAATCAGACGCAGTGCTTCTCCCAAATTGCAACCTGGCTGGAAACCTCCACCATTGGGATAAATATCAATGTGTCCAACAGGCTTCTGGATCCCAATGCTGCGGTCTGGAGAGCCTCGAGTGTAGGTGTGTAGGACATCCACAAACTCAGCATCATCCGGGGAGAGGCGAGTGAGTTCATCAGCATACTCAAAGGTAGGACCAGCAGGATCCAGCCCTTTATGGGGCAAACCACAAAGAAAAACTGGTATTATTGTCTGCCAAAGTTACTGACATTGATGACAAATGCCAAACTCAGCTGCCACATTGGACCAGAATATTGAGTTTTCCTGCAGACATTACAGATGGATGACTTAAATATGAATGTATACAGGAGAACCAAATGCACTACCTTGAAATGTTgtcactgtttaaaaaaatagaagtgtATGCAAACACATGGAAGGAAGCCCAGCTGACTTCCTCAGAGCTGTAGCATTTCAAATGGATGGGAGAAACAAGCTCCTAAGTATTTTCTCAGTGTCTTTCTTTCTTGTCAAGAAATGTAGAACTTGTATCTGAAGTGTCTGAAGTATGGAAAACTCTTGCTGACAACTCCATGCCAGGGGAACAAGCGGGAAACATAAATGAGGGCTTCACTGTCTACATACTAAAGGAAAGGGGATTATTATGGTAAACTGTCAAGCTGCAGCAACACTAACATCAAAAAAACCCATAGCTATTCTGCCAGTGAACAAGTACTATCTCCTGTTCAGGCAACTACCTGAGAGTCGGCTGAAGGGACATGTCTTTTCTGCAGCCCTCAGCTGGGGACAGGTACCTGTGCTGTTCACCCACTGTTAGCTCCACTCTGAGCTGCCTCCCCTTCAGCTGTGAGGGCTTCAGGGGCCACATTATATTTCTCCCTGTGCTTTTCCCAGGGAACGGTTCATCCTCAGCACCAAGAGCAACCGTGGAGGCATAACAGAGGGCTACTGACTTGTCAGTAATTTGGCAACCTCAgtgaaagcagcaaagctgcaaCTTAGAGAAAGAAAGGGCAGAGGGACTAGCACTTTGGCCTCTTGAATTTAATCTGCCACCTCTCAGGACTTGACCTTTCCAGATGGGACTGCTCCCTAGCCCACCTCTCAGCATGCCTGTGGATCTGGGATCACAGTCAGGCTCAGGTGAAAGAGTAAAGAGTGCCAGGTGCTAGGATCCCTTCTCAATGGTACTCCCAAGCTCTCTCAGCAACAAAGACACCACAGATGAGCAATTTTCTTAGCCTAATTTGCTGATGCAGGCAATTCCTTTGTCAATGAGATCAGTGCTAGTAGCTCAGCTCTCGAGGTGCTGGCTTGTAAACCAGCCCCAGAGTGGCCATGCACTCTGCCTTGTCTAGCAGTATTATTTCCAGCCTAGAATATTTCTTGAGCCTGTTATGATAAACTTTGTCATAATCCACACTGGATCTCTTCTGTCTCCCTTTGAGCCCATATAAACTTCTTGCATCTACATCATCCCATGGCAAAGGGCTCTGCAGGTACTAAACTTGCTGCAGCAGAATTTAACTCCTGTTCTGTTTCAATGACTCCAATCAGCTGCAAGGAATGACTGCCTGGATAAAGGCAACCCACTGAACTTCTTATGCTGCAAGAGATACTGTGACCTTTGCCAATCCATGGTTTGGTCAGTCCCCACCACAAGCCCCCAAACTACTCCTTTATCAGGGCCTACTCACTCATTTCTTGTAAAGAAGCAAAGATTTTTCACTCACCACCCTTGCTGTTATTTTCTGAATCTTTTTCCAGTTCTACCCCAGAAATATCAGCCCTGTTGTCTTATTAAATCATTAATACATAGCCAAAGTACTGCCAGCAAGCAACAATTATTCTGGTGATTTTTCAATGGAACATCATATTTCAGTATGGAATAGATGCAACTCTCCAGTCTACAGTCACAGGTTTTCTTACCAGTAATTCTGTTGACCTTCTTTTTGGTCAGATTCCCAGCAATCCCAGCAACATGAGCACCTAGACTGTACCCCAGCAAGTGGAGATTGTGGAGAGGATAATTGAATTGCTCCTACAGAAGAGAACAATTTGTTTAAAGTTCAAAGCCAAACACAAAAAACATAAGAAGACACAAAAACTGTTTTGTTAatactggggtttttgtttgagCCATGAATAACAGAAGAAACACTATACAGTTATCATAATTTTGTGCCATTGTAAATTTCTTGATCTAACTAATTTATGGCCAAAATCAAAACAGGGGAATGCAAAATAAAGGACAGAACACAGGGctatttattttagaagtgttttaAGCCACTCCCTCCCCACCAATTTCTGGATCTCCTAAGGCAGAGCACATTTCCAATTGCCAAGGACTGGCTTCTGTATAATAGATACGAACCTGTCTTTCATAGCTACCTCTCACAGAGCCCTCAGAAATACTCTAGATCCACGGGACCCCACAGTAAAGTCTCTGGAATGCAGTACAAAAGGCCTCTGAGTAGGAAATAGCCAGTAGACCAAGCTGGAATTTTAACAGTTCAGCAAAACTACCGTCTGCAAGAGTTTTACTCCATCTACCCAACAGGAGATGATTAACATAGCTGCATCATTGCTGTTTTGTCTCCTATGGCATTACATAGAATGTGAGACATGTCTCCATGTCTTACCTCCATCCAGTCAATAAACGTAGCAACATCCTTTCCCACCAGCCTGGTGTATGCAGCTGACACCGGATAGTGCTGCTGAGCTCGAACTAGCCAGTCCACCACAATGACGTTTGAGTCTGGTTCCCTCTTGTACAGAGCATCCACCAGCTTCGGGACCCAACTTTCATACATCCCTGTCACCTGTTGGTTTTGgtgattttaattaaaataggaGATATATTAATATGTCTGTGAGATGCTTCTGCATAGTTTATCATAAGTGTGGCTAAAAGGGAGATTCCTCCCACTTTATCTTACCGTCCACCCATGGATCACCACAAAGGTTTTACTGGTATGATTGAAGTtgcactgtgccaggctgttcACCTGCCCAGGAACCAGGTAGCAGACATCTTCATCGGGCTCTGCAGGCGTCCGTAAGGAAAACTTGCTCTCAATTCCTTCAAAATTGTTTTTGCCTTCTGCTATAGGAGCACAAAAAACATAGTAGTGTTTTAGAAGTACTAGGGCAAACTCAGAAGGCACAGGTGCAATATTGGAGAGATATCTGGAACAGTCAAGGAATGGGACGGGTGGTTTTAATTTCCTACGGCACTCAGTGGACACACAACAGCCATGtaaagaggaaatcaaagggTGAAAATTGCTCCCCTTCTAAGGTCCTGCTAAAGCAGTAAGAATCTGCTGAGCTGTCAGAGAGGTGTGAATAAATTTTGAGAGTCAGTATTTTCCCCATTACATTAAGCAGGAAACCTCTTAGGTATCACAAGAGTACAGAAAACTGCACACAACAGCCACAGATGGTCATCCAGGAAAGCAGAGAGTTACCATACTATTACATATTTTGGTGGTGTATCTTCCACATCACCTGGCCAATAATCACTGCCTGACAA includes:
- the LPL gene encoding lipoprotein lipase isoform X2 is translated as MWRKAFLVAVCLCLRWVAALGEGKNNFEGIESKFSLRTPAEPDEDVCYLVPGQVNSLAQCNFNHTSKTFVVIHGWTVTGMYESWVPKLVDALYKREPDSNVIVVDWLVRAQQHYPVSAAYTRLVGKDVATFIDWMEEQFNYPLHNLHLLGYSLGAHVAGIAGNLTKKKVNRITGLDPAGPTFEYADELTRLSPDDAEFVDVLHTYTRGSPDRSIGIQKPVGHIDIYPNGGGFQPGCNLGEALRLIAEKGLGDVDQLVKCSHERSIHLFIDSLLNEEKPSMAYRCNTKEAFEKGLCLSCRKNRCNSLGYKVNRVRTKRNTKMYLKTRAQMPYKVFHYQVKIHFFGKTNMTKTNQPFLISLYGTLDESENIGFTLPEVSSNKTFSFLIYTEVDIGDLLMVKLLWEKDTFFSWSDWWTPFTFDIQRIRMKSGETQKKVVFCSRDGTSRLSKGEEAAIFVKCSEQPVNRKRGGTKKALKENSAHESA
- the LPL gene encoding lipoprotein lipase isoform X1, producing MWRKAFLVAVCLCLRWVAALGAEGKNNFEGIESKFSLRTPAEPDEDVCYLVPGQVNSLAQCNFNHTSKTFVVIHGWTVTGMYESWVPKLVDALYKREPDSNVIVVDWLVRAQQHYPVSAAYTRLVGKDVATFIDWMEEQFNYPLHNLHLLGYSLGAHVAGIAGNLTKKKVNRITGLDPAGPTFEYADELTRLSPDDAEFVDVLHTYTRGSPDRSIGIQKPVGHIDIYPNGGGFQPGCNLGEALRLIAEKGLGDVDQLVKCSHERSIHLFIDSLLNEEKPSMAYRCNTKEAFEKGLCLSCRKNRCNSLGYKVNRVRTKRNTKMYLKTRAQMPYKVFHYQVKIHFFGKTNMTKTNQPFLISLYGTLDESENIGFTLPEVSSNKTFSFLIYTEVDIGDLLMVKLLWEKDTFFSWSDWWTPFTFDIQRIRMKSGETQKKVVFCSRDGTSRLSKGEEAAIFVKCSEQPVNRKRGGTKKALKENSAHESA